The Chamaesiphon minutus PCC 6605 DNA window GGCTTTAGGTTTTGAAATAACTGCGTTCTTTTCTCCCAGTCTCCCCCTCTCCCCCTCTGTCTTGTCTTGACGCACACAACCGGGAGGGAGCCGATCCCCCTCTCCCCGTCCCCATAATCAATGCCGATTTTTGAACAGTCGATTCAGATTAAAGCAAGTGCCACAGCCGTAGATAAATGTATTACAGACTTAGAATTGATGCAGCGATGGCTCAATCCCCTACTCAAGTGCGAACCGATGGGAGTATGGGGAACTAGTGTCGGTAGTAAAAGTAGATTTACGATTCAGATTCCAGTTATTAAACCGACGCTAAAAAATACCGTTCTTGCTAGAGAACCTGGATTAATTGTGTGGGGATTTGATGGCTTTTTTAAAGGTAAAGATCGGTGGGAATGCCAACCGAACGAGCGCGGTACGCGATTGATTAATAGTTTTGAATTTAACATTCCCAATCGCACAATTGCGTGGGGGTTTGACAAATTTGCGGCTAAATGGACAAAAGCAGATATGGAAGCACAGCTACGACGATTGAAATTAGTTGCTGAAGAATTACATCAAAGCTTTGATGATTAAAAACTAAATAAATTTTGATTTTCAAAAGTGATAAAAGTATTATTCTCTAATTCCACCAAGAGATTGCAGAAAATTAAGAGAAGATGCATCCATTTTGCCAAAATGAATTGCCCCAGCGACATTCCAAGTTTCTAGAGATTTGACCAGCCATGGTACGCCCTTACACTTAGAAGACTCATAATGGTTGAATAAAATTGACAACCTACTTTCTAACAAAGGTTTTACCTTTTGACAAATCAAGACAACCTTGAGGAGCAAGCCAGTTGTGAATACAGTTCCTAAATTATTAATCATATCCACAAACACGAAATGTTGCGGCTTGCTATGACTTTCTATAACTAGATGGTTGAGAACGTGAGTGCAAGTTCTCAGTAAGCCAATTTCATCGAGTGGTTGATAATCGCGATCGGGTGAAATGTTATAAATAGCTTTGTACAAGCGATCGTTAAAGCTCCGTCGGCCATAACTGCTATCGACACCAGAAACTATATAATCGTATAAGTCTCCCTTAAATGTTTTAATAATCGGCTGCATCTCAAGCTGAGACACAAAACCGCGAGATAAATCTCTATAAGTAGCATCACCTTCAGCTTTTCCGGCAAATTGCCCGAATGCCAAACCTAATTCCTTGGTAGACAACAAAGTCGGATTGGACACAGCGGGTAAATTATTTGCAGCCTCTCTACCTAATTGAGCCTTGATCCGCGATCGTCTGACTTGATAAGTTAGATAGTGAGAAAGATTGGTTTCTTGTTCCTGACGTAAATTGCGTTGGACTCTTTTAATCGTCTCGACATTTTCAAATGTGCGTTCTTCTGAGACAAGAGTATGTTCGTATAAGTAAGGGTAGCGCGAAATTAATGTTCCCAATTGTTTTTCGCCGATCGTATCTTTGGCAGAACTCTCGCCATTAAGAACGGCATTTAACCGCCTGAGCTTGGGATAGTCATCGCTTTGCAAATATACCTGAAGCAATTGACGCAACCGCCGCACGGTGCGCGAATAAGTCATCCGCACATCATGGAGATTGTCGAGCATATTAACCAAACTGGTGATGTTAGGATGCCCAGATGGCTGCATTTGCCAGTGATTGACGAGAATATAGCAACAACGGTTGATAATTAAGGGAAAATTTTGTTCGGCAGTTTTTTCAAATGCTAGACTTTCGATCGCCGACCAAATCCGGCTATCTACATAATTAACACCCTCGATAAATAAACTCCGAAATCTTTCGAGTACGTTAGATGGTGACTCAGTTCTAACTATATATATAAAATGTTCGTAAATAATTTGCTCCAGACCACTACCAACTTTTTTGCCAACTGCAAACATATTAAATCTCCATAGTTATTTCTAGTGAATAATTACCGCAAGTCACTTCTGGCGATCGGGGCTATGCCAATAACCGCAAGCTGCTTGCAAGGAGAGTATAGGCTGCAATAATAAACATGGGATTTTAATCGGGGTAAATGGGGGTGTAACTGTAAACTTACCCCCGATTTTACTGATAGATCGACATAGTGAGTGTGAGATCGATCGCTTCTAACTTACCCACCTTCGTAACCCAATCTGTCATCGCGCCCAAAAATTCCGCTAGATGTCGGTACCGATCGATGATAATTTAAGCTGAAGAAGAACCAACAGTGCGTGTAATGGCTCAAGTGCAATCCAACACCGTCCAATTAAACACCGTCCGACTGGGTAATAACGGTCATCCCCTCGTCATGCTCCACGGTTGGGGACAAAATCTCCAATCTTTGCAACCGATGGGAGAATTACTCGCGACAAAATCCCAAGTACATATTATCGATTTACCTGGGTTTGGAAAGTCGCCGCCACCGCCCGAAGATTGGGATACCGCGAACTATGCCGATCGAATTTACCAGTATTTAGAAGAAAGCGGCATCGAATCCGCCGATATGTTGGGACATTCTTTTGGCGGGAGAGTCTCGATTCGGCTCGCACACAAATACCCCCAAAAAGTGCGATCGATTACACTTGTCAATGCTGGTGGATTGCAGCGTCAGCGCACGCTCCAGCAATCTATGCGCAGTCAGTGGGTGCGGAATATGCGTAATGCTTTCAAAATCTCTCCCCTCTATCGCGACGCACTGCTAACTTGGCACACGCAGAAGTACGGTTCTCGCGATTATCTCAATGCTGGGGCGATGCGCGGTACCCTCGTTAAAACCGTCAGTGAAGATCTCACGGAACTCGCCAAACAAATCTCCGTCCCCGTCTTGCTACTTTGGGGCGAAGCGGATACAGAAACTCCCGTGGAAATGGGACATCGCTACCACAGTCTGTTTGCTAATTCCGAATTAATTACAATTCCCAACCGCGATCATTTCATGTTTCAAGCCGAAGGCTCTCATCTTTGCTCTTATTATGTAGAGAAATTTCTGGCTCAGTTATCTAGCAAAGAGTTGTCAAAATGATTACGCTCATTCTACTTGTTATCATTCCCATTGGCGCGCTGTTATTGATTGCCTTGCTCAACTCTAAATCTGATTAGGTAAGCGTAGTCGCAAATTGTAGAAGTAGCAAATTGTAGGGTGGGCACTGCCCACCATCTGAGTTTCAGACAAATAACCGTGGGGTGGGTGGGTTTGAATGAAAGCTCTAGTCCAAACGGAATCTCTAGCATTGTCTTTTCGCGCTAACCCGTCGGGTTTCCCGACGTGGGCGAAGCCTCTCCCAATGAGTTACGCGCGCCGCAAACCCGCCCCTACAGATCCTTGTCACCATCACAACATCAATGCTTACCCTCATCTGCCTTACCATTATCTCGGCTGCTACGATCCTGTTCTTCACCCGTCGGGGATTGAGATACTTGCGTTATTTTCAGCAAGAAGAATACAATGGCACTCGCTTTAAGGCTTGGTTCCTCGAAAAACGCACTTTTGATACTAAAGGCACTCTCATTGCCCTTATAGCAGCCGCTCTGAGTCTATTTGCGACTGGGGGGGATATGTTTGTTTGCGTGGCAATTTGTGCAGGTGCCGCAGCTACTCTAGTATTCCTCGGTTTTCAAGAAGAAGATCCGCGCAAGGTGGGCAAGATTAAACTGAATATGACCGATCGCGCGACAGCCATTTACAATCTTGCGCTAGCTTTATACTCGATCGCAACGCTCCTTATCGTTACAGGTACTTATTTCTTAGGAGCTGGAGATAGTATTTACATCTACTGGTTTATCGCGATCGCGCTCATCCAATCTTCACCGATTTGGATTGTAATCGCCAATGCCATGCTCTGGCCGAACGAATATAAAAAACAACAAGCTTTCCGGCAAGAAGCTAAAGACATCCTTGCCGACTACCAGCCCTACACGATCGGGATTACTGGCAGTTATGGTAAAACCAGTACTAAAGCCATCTTAGGCAGTATTTTAGAAGCGATTGAGCCGACATTTTGGACGCCGGGAAGTATCAATACCGAAATGGGCATCACCCGCCAGATTCGCGAACAGCTCAAACCCCAACAGCAAATCGCCATCATCGAAATGGGCGCGTACCAAATTGGATCGATCGCCAAATTGTGCCGTTTTACGCCACCCAAAGCCGGATTGGTAACTGCTGTGGGTGTAATGCACCTCGAACGCTTCGGCGGTGCAGAAAATATTTATAAAGCTAAATGCGAACTCGCTCAGGCGATTCCTACCGATGGTTTACTCGTTTGTAATGGCGATAATCCTGGCGCGCGGAAGATGGCTGAGGAATATCCCAAAGCAACTACGCTCCTCTACGGATTAGAACCCGAACTCGGACACCTCGACTGCTGGATGTCAGATATTCAAGCTGGTATGGATGGCACCACCTTTAATATCCATTGGCAAGGTAAAGAATATCCAGGGTTCACCAAGTTACTAGGCGCGCCGATGCTCTCCAATCTCGTCGGCTCGTTTACGATGGCTTGCGCGTTGGGTAAAGATCCCGATTATGTCATCGCCGCCATTCACAATCTCGAACCTGCCAATAACCGTCTCAACCTTCGCAAAAATGGCGACGGGTTCATTCTCGATGACTCTTACAACTCTAACCCGATCGGGTTTGCCTCAGCTCTAGAAGTGCTCGAAGCCCTCGAAGGCGGACGCAAAATCTTGATGACGCCAGGAATGGTAGAACTCGGCGAGATTCAAGCTGCTGAGAACCGCCAGGTGGCTCTTAAGGCTGCCTCGATCTGCGATTTGGCACTGGTAATCGGCGATACGAATAAAGATGCCCTCAAAGCCGGATTGCTCGAAGGCGGTTTGGCTCCCGATAAGTTGATGGAATTTGCCGATCGCGATCTCGCGCTGGCTTATCTAACTAGTCCCGAACACCGTCAGCCGAAGGATACGATTTTAATCGAGAACGATCTGCCCGATTTGTATGAGGCAATTTCGAGGTTTTAACTGCTAATTTTGCTGGTTCAGCTAAAAAATTACAGATGGATTGGGGTACTTAACTACGACAGAGTTGCTGCGCCTACACCATTGTTTTGCGATGCTTTGCGGCTGTGCGAAGCCGGAGACAATGGCTGTTTGACGATCGAGACAACAGAGCCAATCACCCCCGATCTCGACAATGCTTAAATTCCGAACCTTTGACAAGTATTTATTTAGAGATGTTAATTGGGTAAATTCATGGTATTTTATTTGAAAGTAATCAGCAATTTTGCTTAAAAAACTCACTTCACTCTGTCTCTCTAAGCATAAATGCTTAAAAAAGCACGATCGATTCACATTGCCTGACACAAAATTCTCCCCCCGATCTTAAAAATGAAATCCCTCAAATCGCTATGCCACAATGCTGGCTTGACCCTCGTGGGTGCATTAACATTGGCTGCTGCTTCGGCTGTTAGCCACAGTGAAAAAGCTGCTGCGATCGATCTGAAGTTTGACACTCCAGTCGGAACAGCAAACATCCCTGATATCCTTGGCCGAGGTCCTGGATTTAGCAGCAATGAAATCCGCTACACTAATGTGGCTCCAGGGGTTGATGCCAAGATTACCGCTACGGTGACTGGAACCAATTACTCCTTTCTAGGACATTACCCGAATTACTCTGCTAATACTGCCGAACCGAACGATGATGAGGCATTCAGATATCAAATTGCTACTAACCAAACTGGTCAGGGTCAAATGACCTACAAAATCGACCTCTTTAATAGTGGCGGCACTTTTACAACTGCTTTTCTTGCACCAGAGCTGAACTTTTTAATCTATGACGTAGATGGAGAAGCTATTCAAAATGAAGCTGTGCGAATCGCCAAAGGTACTGGCTTAGTCAGTTATCAAGTTGGTAGTTCGACTGCTGCATTGATTCCTACCGAAGATGCGACCAGCTATCTTTTTTCTGGACGGGGTGCAGACCAAGCTGAGAACAATACAAGCGGGGCTGCCATCTTTCGTTTTCAGAATGTGAACTCAGTCACGTTCCAATTTGAGGCAAATACAACAATACCGTTTGCTACTGCTCCTAATGTCGTGTTTAGTGCGCTCGACGGTGACTTGAGCTACATACCCTCATTCACTGGAACTTTCAATGCAGCGGTTGATACCAGTGCTACCGCAATTCCCGAACCCTTTACCATTATTGGCACCCTCATCGGTGGTACCGCAGCATTCCGCATGAGAAAGAACCTAAAAATTGGCAACAAAGCGTAACTTAGGGAATATTGAATCAATTGATATTTTACTCAGAGAGACATCGTAATTAATTGCGGTGTCTTTTTTGGTGTTGTTGGATGGTAGAGATTTCAGTAAGATCTAAATACGATCGTTCTATAGCTTACCGATCGATTCGATCGGAGTTGGTGGTGCGATGCGGAGATCTACCCACCCCGCCCTACGGGCACCCCTCCGAGGAGGGGATTTTTTAGAATAGCCCTGTGGGCTAATGTGCATAAAAAAGATTAGTTAGGAATAAGCTACTCCTAGTCTTCTCATCAAAGAGCATTTGCTCTAGCCATTCCCTTGGGGAATAGCTAATGAAAATCCCCTCCTCGGAGGGGTGCCCGCAGGGCGGGGTGGGTAAAAATCCCCTCCTCGGAGGGGTACCCGCAGGGCGGGGTGGGTAAAAATCCCCTCCTCGGAGGGGTGCCCGTAGGGCGGGGTGGGTTAGATCTCCGCATCGCACCACCAACTCCCGATCGAATCTTCACACCCCCACACATGCCCACAGATCGACACTTACCAATTTATCTCGATCGCCTATCAATAATGCCATACAATAGATATATCACAACAAACCGAGCAGCCAAACATCATGCAAGCTCACCAAAATAGTATCAAAGTCAATATTCTGCTCCAGCAACGAGCAGACGGAAAAACTGTTGCTTCTGTGTTAGAAGTCCCTGACTGTACCGCTGAAGAAAATAGTCGAGAACAGGCTATTAGTAGTCTGCGAGACAATCTCATTAAGAAACTAGAGACAGTCGAAGTAGTTTCGCTAGAATTGCCCATGAATCAGCACAGAGAGAAGGATCGGGGATGGTTGAGATCTATAGGAATATTCAAGACAGATCCACAATTTGAAGAATTTCAACAAGGGATTCAATCTTACAGAGATGAATTGGATAGTTTTAATTCTTAGTACATCGAGCAGATAACCATTGTGAGTATATGGATTTTAGATACCGACCATTTATCTCTCTTACACAGAGAAAACTCACAACTTATAGAGCGGTTATCATTGCACCAACAGGATCGAGTAGTCATCACTATTGTTACTGCAGAAGAGCAATTACGCGGAAGGCTGAGTGTAATTAGCAAAGCATCCGACCCTAAAAGCAAAACATCGCTTTCTTTAGCTTATCAAAATTTGCGGTTGACTATTGAGAGTTTACAAGAATTTGAGCAAATAGATTTCGATCTTGAAGCAGAATCAATTTATCATCAACTGCGACAGCAAAAAATTAGAATTGGCACACAGGATTTACGAATTGCCTCGATTGCCTTAGCAAATCAAGCTACTTTACTAACTCGTAACTATCGAGATTTTTCGCAAGTTCCTAATTTAATCATTGATGATTGGACGAGAGCGGATCGGTAGGGGCGGCTAGATTCACACATCCAACCCCACCAGTCCAGATCGCATCTACATTCTTACACACCACCACATGCCCACAGATCGACAGTTACCAATCTATCTCGATCGACATGCCACCACACCAGTAGATCCGCGTGTCTTGGCGGCGATGCTGCCGTATTTTACCGAACATTTTGGCAATCCGACTAGTACTACCCACGAGTATGGGTGGACGGCAGAAGCGGCGGTAACTGGAGCTAGAGAAACGATCGCCACTGCTATCGGTGCCAGTCCTGAAGAAATTGTCTTTACCAGCGGTGCGACTGAAGCTAACAATCTCGCGCTCAAAGGTGTCGCCGAAGCTTATTTTGCCAAAGGGCAGCATATTATTACCCTGCAAACCGAACATAACGCGGTTTTAGATCCTTGTAAATATCTCGAATCATTAGGATTTACAGTTACTTATTTACCAGTTCAGTCTGATGGATTAGTCGATCTTGACGAACTAAAAAATGCGTTTCGTCCCGATACGATCTTGGTATCGATAATGTCAGCTAATAATGAGATCGGCGTACTTCAGCCCTTAGTAGATATTGGTAAATTGTGTCGAGAAAACGGCGTTTTATTTCATACCGATGCCGCCCAATCGATCGGTCAAATTCCGCTCGATGTGGAGTTATTAAATATCGATCTGATGTCGATGACCGCTCATAAAGTGTATGGACCCAAAGGCATCGGCGCGCTCTACGTCCGTCGCCGCAATCCGCGCGTGAAGTTGTCGCCGCAGTTACACGGTGGCGGACACGAACGGGGAATGCGATCGGGTACGCTCTATCCACCCCAAATCGTCGGCTTTGCCAAGGCTGTCGAATTCGGTATCGCCGAAATGGAGGTAGAAACAGCTAGATTGACGCAGCTCAGAGCGCGATTATGGTCGCAATTGAGTCAAATCGATGGCATCTATCTCAACGGCCATCCGACTCTCAGACTGCCCGGAAATCTGAATATTAGTATCGCTGGCGTCGATGGCAATGCCTTGTTATTGGGATTGCGTCCGACGGTGGCTCTTTCCTCTGGAGCCGCCTGTAGCTCGGCCAAAATCGAGCCTTCGCACGTCCTCAGAGCAATAGGACGCAGCGAATCTTTGGCATATGCAGCACTACGGTTCGGAATTGGGCACAATAATACAGTAGAGCAAATCGATCGAGTTGCCACTGCCACGATCGCCACGGTTCAAAGTCTGCGGAAGTTAGCTTTGAGATCGTGACAATTTACAGGTATAATCGAAAGTAACCAGGAGCGATCGCATCTATAGAAGAATAAGCTCAGCCAATCTTCTCAGCACTCCGGTAATCCAAACTGGACGCGATCGCCTACTTGACAAAATTTTCGTGGATTCTGGACATACCACCATCCTTGTAGCTAATTACTAAGTGCAATGGATTTAGTGAGAATTGGAGGATCGCTCCAGTTCGCTCTATTTTAGGCAGCTACAAATCCAACTCTTATCGGAGTTGAATTTTCAATCGCTGGGGCAATCGTCTGAAGATTGAAGCCCAACTTCTATGAATCTTTGTTCGTAGACGATTTTTGGGTAAACGATCCGTTGGTTGTTGGCATAGCCGTATAGCCGAGAAGACTTGCCTTCGGCACGACAGACGCCATAGCACGAGCATCGAGTAGCTAAGGTCTGAGATTAGAGAGAAATAATGAGTCGATCCGTCAGCGCAAAGTTTAGACAGTCAGTCCACATTTTGGTTAAAACTACCTAGCTTTAGAGTTGACGCAGCACCTCCCCTGGAGCCTTGCTTGTCTATTTCCCGATCGGAGGTAAAGCTGCACCTAAGTCGCAGTGGCTACTTTTGAGAACTTTAATTTAAGATCCAAGCGATCTCGCCTTCCCCGCTCGCCCGATCGATAATTGGGGCTAAGCATCTAGATGTCTGGTTGTGAGTGTATCATTTAGCACCACCAACAAAGTATCGATGTCAACCATTTAGTTTCCCAATCAGATCCGCAAGCCGACGATTTGTATCCCTAGCCCGATCGTACCTGCTTTGGCGATCTATCCATTATCAGCACACAACAGTTAGCTACTGGGACAAATTCGGATAAATTACGTTACATCATACCAGCACCGTTCGAGCATCTATCGATTCTAGGCGATCGAGCGCGCTGCTAATTTTCGAGGAAATTGAATGCCAAAGCAAATAATTATTGCGGAGCAACACCGCATTGGTGCCGTATTTGGAGAAGACCAAATTCAAGAATTGGTAGTAGCGACCGGACAACATCAGGTCAGTGACATCTATCTTGGCATCGTCGAAAATGTGTTGCCAGGGATTGACGCTGCGTTTATCAACATCGGCGATCCTGCTCGGAATGGATTTATCCACGTTACCGATTTAGGGCCGCTCCGACTCAGACGCAGTTCGGGTTCGATTACCGAATTGCTCGCACCGCAGCAAAAAGTGCTGGTGCAGATCATGAAGGAACCAACCGGAAATAAAGGCCCCAGATTGACGGGGAATGTCAGTCTTCCCGGTCGTTATGTCGTCTTAATTCCCTTTGGTAAAGGGGTAAATCTCTCTCGCCGCATTCGCTCTGAAGGCGAGCGCAATCGACTCAGAGCCTTAGCAGTACTAGCCAAACCAGCCGGAATGGGTTTGCTGGTGCGGACTGAAGCTGAAGACACGACAGAAGAGGCCATTTTAGAAGATCTCGAACAACTCCAAAAACAGTGGGAGATCGTCCAACAGGATGCTAACTCCACTCGCGCGCCAGCACTACTCAATCGCGATGATGATTTCATTCAAAGAGTCTTGCGCGATATGTATTCGCAAGATGTCAATCGGATTGTCGTAGACTCCGAACAGGGACTCAAGCGGGTTAAGCAGACACTTTCAGGCTGGACAGACGGTCAGTTACCTCAAGGCGTTGTCGTCGATCGTCACCGCGAACGCCAACCGATTCTCGAATATTTCCGCGTGAATGCAGCGATTAGAGAATCATTAAAACCCAGAGTAGATCTGCCGTCTGGCGGATATATTATTATCGAACCGACAGAAGCACTAACTGTCGTCGATGTCAACTCTGGCTCGTTTACCCGATCGAATACTTCGCGCGAGACGGTACTGTGGACGAATTGCGAAGCCGCTACCGAAATCGCCCGTCAGTTGCGACTGCGGAATATTGCGGGGGTAATCATCATCGACTTTATCGATATGGATTACCGCAAAGATCAACTGCAAGTTTTAGAGCATTTTAACAAACAGTTGCGAGTCGATAAAGCTAGACCTCAAATCGCCCAATTGTCCGAATTGGGACTAGTAGAGCTAACTCGCAAACGCCAAGGTCAAAATATTTACGAACTCTTTGGCGAAACCTGTGCCACTTGTGGCGGTTTGGGACATTTAGCTCACGTTCCTGGCGAAACCGTTTACGGTGCCGATGGCGAAGCAGTGCCAATTTCGTTAGTGTCTACCACTCCCGTCCGCGAACATCGCACTCGCAACAATGTCGATCGTGATGGGGTAACTGGGAGAGGATTGACTAGAGGCCCCCGCCGCAACGATCGCACCTTACCCGATCTGCGTCCATCGGTAGTCTCAGTCCCAGAACCATGGGAAAACTTCGAGTCAGAAGGAACTGAAGGTGAAGACGACTTCAATTTGGTCAACCATCCTAGCTATCAACAGCAGAATGGAGTTGGCAAAAAACGCCGCCGTCGCGTGGGTCGCACCGAGCGCGAAGAAGTAGTGCGAAATGTGGTACCGCGTCCGACACCGAATGGCGACACCCTCCGCACGCCAATTCCCAATTCTAATTCGCCAAGTCGCGGCGTCGTCACGAATAATCGCGGTATTCCCACCTCGATCGAGAATAATAACCGCGCTACTCTCATTAGTAGTGACTTTGCCCCTCCGCCACTCGAAGCCTACGTCCCCGATGAGCCTACTGGAGCCGAAGACTCATCCGAATTGACAGATGATGCTGCTAAGGAGCGGGATCGACCGGGGAAACCACAGCGAGTTAAGCCGACCCGACCGACGATCGAACCGCCAGAGGTAGTCTCTGTCGAAATGTCGGATTTGGAAAAGGAAACCTACGCGTGGATGGGAGTTTCACCACTGGTAAAGTTGGGACGGGAGTTAAATAATCCTAAAACAGCGATCGTCCATGTCGTACCGATCGGAAGTTTACCCCCCGAACCGAGCGTTTCTGCGCCAAGTCCTACCGTGGAAGCGATCGACACAGAGGATATCGCCACACCCGAAGCACCCACTAGCGAGATCGTGGAACGGGAATTTACAATTCCGGTAGCTCCACCAGAGATCGCGCTAGAACAACCTGAAGCTGAGGAAGAAGTGGCTGCGACTCCTCAATTTGCCAGTAGCGATGCAGCGATCGAGTCTGCACCAATGGCAGATCCGCTCGAGAGTGAGACATTGACAGCGGTTGCAGAGGTGCCAGAAGAGTTGCCTGAGAATCGACGGCGCAAACGCCGTTCTTCGGCGATCGTCGATTGAGTCATGCTTCCGATATTGTTGCAGTTTAGGATTCACGGGTGTGAGTGAAACCTATATCTGGCAAAGGCTGTCTTATCTTGACGCAGTGTGGGCGGTTTTCCCGCTCACACTGCGCTGCTAGTAGTCTACGGCGTAAATCTAGTTACTATTTTGGCGGGGAGCGGGGAGCGGGGAGCGGGGAGTGTGAAATAGTAACCTAACTTGCGCCGCGCAGTACTAGTCAACGGAAGATCGATTTAGTTTGTTACAAGGAGATATCGAGTTTAATATGACGTCTTGACTCGTTGCCGTTCTTTTTAGGTAACGAGCGTTTTATAAGGCAAGCTCGATCGGTTGTAGGTTTAGCCCAGATGAGTTAAGATTTACCTACAACTATCGATAGATCTCTTATGCGATCGACACTAGAAATAGAAGGAACTTGGGAAGAAATTCTTGCTAAGGCTAATGAATTTTCTGGCAAACGAGTTAGATTGACTCTATTAGAAAAAGTAAATAGTAAAGAATCAGATCTTCTTAAGGAAATTAATCTTGGAGTTTCGACAGATACTTGGACTAAATATCATACTCTAATTGCTAAACGCCAAGCTGAAATCATGACAGAGGAAGAGCAGCAGCAACTAATTGAAATTAGCGATCGATTGGAATTAGCTAATGTTCGCCGGATGAAAGCATTAATCGAACTCTCAGATCTGCGTGGTCAGTCTTTGTCTACAGTTATGCAAGATTTGGGGATTTCAGAGTTTCATTAAATG harbors:
- a CDS encoding cysteine desulfurase family protein yields the protein MPTDRQLPIYLDRHATTPVDPRVLAAMLPYFTEHFGNPTSTTHEYGWTAEAAVTGARETIATAIGASPEEIVFTSGATEANNLALKGVAEAYFAKGQHIITLQTEHNAVLDPCKYLESLGFTVTYLPVQSDGLVDLDELKNAFRPDTILVSIMSANNEIGVLQPLVDIGKLCRENGVLFHTDAAQSIGQIPLDVELLNIDLMSMTAHKVYGPKGIGALYVRRRNPRVKLSPQLHGGGHERGMRSGTLYPPQIVGFAKAVEFGIAEMEVETARLTQLRARLWSQLSQIDGIYLNGHPTLRLPGNLNISIAGVDGNALLLGLRPTVALSSGAACSSAKIEPSHVLRAIGRSESLAYAALRFGIGHNNTVEQIDRVATATIATVQSLRKLALRS
- a CDS encoding Mur ligase family protein, which encodes MLTLICLTIISAATILFFTRRGLRYLRYFQQEEYNGTRFKAWFLEKRTFDTKGTLIALIAAALSLFATGGDMFVCVAICAGAAATLVFLGFQEEDPRKVGKIKLNMTDRATAIYNLALALYSIATLLIVTGTYFLGAGDSIYIYWFIAIALIQSSPIWIVIANAMLWPNEYKKQQAFRQEAKDILADYQPYTIGITGSYGKTSTKAILGSILEAIEPTFWTPGSINTEMGITRQIREQLKPQQQIAIIEMGAYQIGSIAKLCRFTPPKAGLVTAVGVMHLERFGGAENIYKAKCELAQAIPTDGLLVCNGDNPGARKMAEEYPKATTLLYGLEPELGHLDCWMSDIQAGMDGTTFNIHWQGKEYPGFTKLLGAPMLSNLVGSFTMACALGKDPDYVIAAIHNLEPANNRLNLRKNGDGFILDDSYNSNPIGFASALEVLEALEGGRKILMTPGMVELGEIQAAENRQVALKAASICDLALVIGDTNKDALKAGLLEGGLAPDKLMEFADRDLALAYLTSPEHRQPKDTILIENDLPDLYEAISRF
- a CDS encoding SRPBCC family protein, which codes for MPIFEQSIQIKASATAVDKCITDLELMQRWLNPLLKCEPMGVWGTSVGSKSRFTIQIPVIKPTLKNTVLAREPGLIVWGFDGFFKGKDRWECQPNERGTRLINSFEFNIPNRTIAWGFDKFAAKWTKADMEAQLRRLKLVAEELHQSFDD
- a CDS encoding alpha/beta fold hydrolase, whose product is MAQVQSNTVQLNTVRLGNNGHPLVMLHGWGQNLQSLQPMGELLATKSQVHIIDLPGFGKSPPPPEDWDTANYADRIYQYLEESGIESADMLGHSFGGRVSIRLAHKYPQKVRSITLVNAGGLQRQRTLQQSMRSQWVRNMRNAFKISPLYRDALLTWHTQKYGSRDYLNAGAMRGTLVKTVSEDLTELAKQISVPVLLLWGEADTETPVEMGHRYHSLFANSELITIPNRDHFMFQAEGSHLCSYYVEKFLAQLSSKELSK
- a CDS encoding Rne/Rng family ribonuclease yields the protein MPKQIIIAEQHRIGAVFGEDQIQELVVATGQHQVSDIYLGIVENVLPGIDAAFINIGDPARNGFIHVTDLGPLRLRRSSGSITELLAPQQKVLVQIMKEPTGNKGPRLTGNVSLPGRYVVLIPFGKGVNLSRRIRSEGERNRLRALAVLAKPAGMGLLVRTEAEDTTEEAILEDLEQLQKQWEIVQQDANSTRAPALLNRDDDFIQRVLRDMYSQDVNRIVVDSEQGLKRVKQTLSGWTDGQLPQGVVVDRHRERQPILEYFRVNAAIRESLKPRVDLPSGGYIIIEPTEALTVVDVNSGSFTRSNTSRETVLWTNCEAATEIARQLRLRNIAGVIIIDFIDMDYRKDQLQVLEHFNKQLRVDKARPQIAQLSELGLVELTRKRQGQNIYELFGETCATCGGLGHLAHVPGETVYGADGEAVPISLVSTTPVREHRTRNNVDRDGVTGRGLTRGPRRNDRTLPDLRPSVVSVPEPWENFESEGTEGEDDFNLVNHPSYQQQNGVGKKRRRRVGRTEREEVVRNVVPRPTPNGDTLRTPIPNSNSPSRGVVTNNRGIPTSIENNNRATLISSDFAPPPLEAYVPDEPTGAEDSSELTDDAAKERDRPGKPQRVKPTRPTIEPPEVVSVEMSDLEKETYAWMGVSPLVKLGRELNNPKTAIVHVVPIGSLPPEPSVSAPSPTVEAIDTEDIATPEAPTSEIVEREFTIPVAPPEIALEQPEAEEEVAATPQFASSDAAIESAPMADPLESETLTAVAEVPEELPENRRRKRRSSAIVD
- a CDS encoding type II toxin-antitoxin system VapC family toxin, coding for MSIWILDTDHLSLLHRENSQLIERLSLHQQDRVVITIVTAEEQLRGRLSVISKASDPKSKTSLSLAYQNLRLTIESLQEFEQIDFDLEAESIYHQLRQQKIRIGTQDLRIASIALANQATLLTRNYRDFSQVPNLIIDDWTRADR